Proteins found in one Synechococcus sp. LA31 genomic segment:
- a CDS encoding HAD-IC family P-type ATPase has translation MQPLRIPAHTQGVTQVLSALESDATSGLTELQTRQRLELYGLNRLQEQPGLPLALRFLQQFNNPLLITLLVVGAVKAGLGYPRDALVIISVTVINAVIGTLQESKAEQAIAALAQSVRTEVDVIRGGVLHRLSSTALVPGDLVRLEAGAKVPADLRLISGRNLHIDEAALTGESLPVAKGTTAVEADAPLAERIGMAYAGTFVTAGQGFGVVVATADATEIGQISSSLQEQTTLSTPLTRKFSRFSRTLLQVVVALAGLTFAVGLVRGRGVEEMFDGAVALAVGAIPEELPAIVTITLAIGVHRMARRRAIIRRLPAVEALGSTTVICSDKTGTLTQNRMTVKHLYAAGSMLALEDLWPANGAGASWTLALEETLLAGLLCNDASHSDQEGLVGDPTETALLAAAHSVGLDHRSLHEQHPRRDAIPFESEQQFMATLHGSQRILLKGSVEAVLQRCSSALDAQGQPQPLDREAIEHAVSAMAEQGERVLAFAIGQAAEDQQRLDPQHLAGTLSFIGLQGMQDPPRPEAIRAVAACRAAGIQVKVITGDHLETALAIARQMGIGSAEPQGVDGRQLAALNPDAVAALVGQVDVFARVAPAQKLQLVQALQANGEVVAMTGDGVNDAPALKQADIGIAMGEGGTEVARQAADMLLTDDNFATIEAAVEEGRTVYLNLRKTLAFVLPVNGGASMTILLGAVLGTALPVTALQVLWLNMICSLTMSIALAFEPPNPSLMRQPPRPPEQPLLTPGLIRRVAVVSLFNWAVIFGLFLWSNQHDGNLALARTMAVQGLVLAHLVYLSRISHWRQTRLHWPALRAAPAVPLGIATTVLVQTLFSQSGWMNSFFGTSPLDLHHLAICALPMLLMIPVAAVAERLDPTASGQ, from the coding sequence ATGCAGCCTTTGCGCATCCCCGCTCACACCCAGGGCGTTACCCAGGTGTTGAGCGCGCTGGAGAGCGATGCGACCTCTGGCCTCACAGAGCTGCAGACGCGCCAACGGTTGGAGCTCTACGGCCTTAACCGCCTTCAGGAGCAGCCGGGTTTGCCGTTGGCGTTGCGTTTTTTGCAGCAGTTCAATAATCCGCTGCTCATCACTCTGTTGGTGGTGGGTGCGGTGAAAGCGGGGCTGGGGTATCCCCGCGACGCACTGGTGATCATCAGCGTCACCGTGATCAATGCCGTGATCGGCACGCTGCAGGAGAGCAAGGCAGAGCAGGCGATTGCGGCCTTGGCTCAAAGCGTGCGCACCGAGGTGGATGTGATCCGTGGTGGTGTGCTGCACCGCCTGTCGTCAACGGCGTTGGTGCCCGGTGATCTGGTGCGCTTGGAGGCTGGCGCCAAGGTTCCGGCTGATTTGCGTTTGATCAGCGGGCGCAACTTGCATATCGATGAGGCGGCCCTCACCGGGGAATCTCTGCCGGTGGCGAAGGGCACCACGGCGGTTGAGGCCGATGCTCCGCTTGCTGAGCGCATCGGGATGGCCTACGCGGGCACGTTCGTGACGGCGGGTCAGGGCTTTGGTGTGGTGGTGGCCACGGCTGACGCCACGGAAATCGGCCAGATCTCCAGTTCGCTGCAGGAGCAGACCACACTCTCCACGCCGCTGACGCGCAAGTTTTCGCGCTTCAGCCGCACGCTGCTGCAGGTGGTGGTGGCACTGGCGGGCCTCACCTTTGCGGTTGGTCTGGTCCGCGGCCGCGGTGTGGAAGAGATGTTCGATGGAGCCGTGGCACTGGCGGTGGGAGCGATTCCTGAAGAGTTGCCCGCCATCGTGACCATCACGCTTGCCATCGGAGTGCATCGCATGGCACGGCGGCGGGCCATCATCCGCCGGCTGCCAGCGGTGGAAGCCCTTGGTAGTACCACGGTGATCTGTTCAGACAAAACCGGCACCCTCACCCAGAACCGGATGACGGTGAAGCACCTCTATGCCGCGGGCTCGATGCTCGCTCTGGAGGATCTCTGGCCTGCTAACGGCGCTGGCGCTAGCTGGACGCTTGCTCTGGAGGAAACCCTCCTGGCGGGCCTGCTTTGCAATGACGCCAGCCACAGCGATCAGGAAGGCTTGGTGGGTGATCCCACGGAAACGGCTTTGCTTGCTGCAGCCCATTCGGTGGGCCTAGATCACCGCTCTTTGCATGAACAACATCCCCGCCGGGATGCGATTCCGTTTGAGTCCGAGCAGCAGTTCATGGCCACCTTGCATGGCAGCCAGCGGATTCTGCTGAAGGGATCGGTGGAAGCAGTGCTGCAGCGCTGCAGCAGCGCCTTGGATGCCCAAGGGCAGCCCCAGCCTTTGGATCGTGAGGCCATTGAGCACGCGGTGTCTGCGATGGCGGAGCAGGGAGAGCGGGTGCTTGCGTTTGCCATCGGCCAGGCCGCTGAAGACCAACAGCGGCTCGATCCTCAGCATCTCGCCGGAACGCTCAGTTTCATCGGCCTGCAAGGCATGCAGGACCCACCAAGACCCGAGGCGATTCGTGCCGTGGCGGCCTGTAGGGCTGCCGGGATTCAGGTGAAGGTGATTACCGGCGACCATCTGGAAACGGCCCTGGCGATTGCTCGCCAGATGGGCATCGGTTCAGCGGAGCCGCAGGGGGTGGATGGTCGGCAGCTGGCGGCGCTGAACCCTGACGCGGTGGCTGCGTTGGTGGGCCAAGTGGATGTGTTCGCTCGGGTGGCACCGGCTCAGAAGTTGCAACTGGTGCAGGCGCTTCAGGCCAATGGCGAGGTGGTCGCGATGACGGGGGATGGCGTCAACGATGCCCCAGCGTTGAAGCAGGCCGATATCGGCATTGCGATGGGTGAGGGCGGCACGGAGGTTGCACGCCAAGCGGCCGACATGCTCCTCACCGACGACAACTTCGCCACGATCGAGGCGGCGGTTGAAGAGGGCCGCACTGTGTATCTGAATCTGCGCAAGACGCTCGCCTTCGTGCTGCCGGTGAATGGCGGCGCTTCGATGACGATCCTGCTCGGCGCCGTCTTGGGTACCGCACTGCCGGTCACGGCGCTGCAGGTGCTTTGGCTCAACATGATTTGCTCGCTCACGATGTCGATCGCGTTGGCGTTCGAGCCACCGAATCCAAGCCTGATGCGCCAGCCGCCCCGGCCGCCGGAGCAGCCCTTGCTCACCCCCGGTTTGATCCGTCGTGTGGCCGTGGTGTCGCTGTTCAACTGGGCGGTGATTTTTGGGCTATTCCTTTGGAGCAACCAACACGACGGCAACCTGGCCCTGGCGCGCACCATGGCGGTGCAGGGGCTCGTGCTCGCCCATCTTGTGTATCTCAGCCGAATCAGCCACTGGCGCCAGACCCGCCTGCACTGGCCTGCCCTTCGGGCCGCCCCGGCGGTACCGCTTGGCATCGCCACCACCGTGCTGGTGCAAACACTGTTCAGCCAGAGCGGTTGGATGAACAGCTTCTTTGGCACGAGCCCACTTGACCTGCATCACCTGGCCATTTGTGCGCTGCCGATGCTGTTGATGATTCCCGTGGCTGCTGTGGCTGAGCGGCTCGATCCCACGGCTTCAGGGCAGTAG
- a CDS encoding L,D-transpeptidase, translated as MRRLPLLALVSVGLLLSSCTAKKPVGQDPSRITGPIKIELDLNDPSRSFGVLPRGNDRTIFKVGFGRYGVTCAGSRFEEGYTPLGTFKVNAILSKNRFEMDPALVKQSGKSEAELKAMLFSNMNAIDFSGDGEVGEYGIGYVSLAPLNSVKQPFAFNTYDGKFRWYSFAIHGSNNDARVGKKVTGGCVNVVEPVLKTLLSSVKMGDEVVITANGPCTP; from the coding sequence ATGCGCCGCCTGCCGTTGCTTGCCCTGGTGAGTGTTGGCCTGCTGTTGAGCAGTTGCACGGCGAAAAAGCCTGTGGGTCAAGACCCCTCCAGGATCACCGGGCCGATCAAGATTGAGCTGGATCTGAACGATCCATCCAGGAGCTTCGGTGTGTTGCCCCGCGGCAACGATCGCACCATCTTCAAGGTGGGCTTCGGCCGCTATGGCGTCACTTGCGCCGGCAGCCGCTTTGAAGAGGGCTACACGCCATTGGGCACGTTCAAGGTGAATGCCATTCTCAGCAAGAATCGCTTCGAGATGGATCCGGCTCTGGTTAAGCAATCCGGCAAGAGCGAAGCCGAGCTCAAGGCAATGCTCTTTAGCAACATGAACGCAATTGACTTCAGTGGTGATGGTGAAGTTGGTGAATATGGCATCGGCTATGTGAGCCTGGCACCGCTCAACAGCGTGAAGCAGCCCTTTGCGTTTAACACTTACGACGGCAAATTCCGTTGGTATAGCTTTGCTATCCACGGCAGTAATAATGATGCGCGTGTTGGGAAGAAAGTAACGGGTGGCTGCGTGAATGTGGTGGAGCCGGTGCTGAAAACACTGCTCAGCTCCGTCAAAATGGGCGATGAAGTGGTGATCACCGCCAATGGGCCCTGCACGCCCTGA